The following coding sequences are from one Natrarchaeobaculum sulfurireducens window:
- a CDS encoding heavy metal translocating P-type ATPase — MTWSPRADSHLATDADGVDDVGSGECTLCSLPTPADPITDPDVDGEFCCLGCLQVHQTLETVDDVDAESVRERAEAGSRLDDIEDAGEESFLRVEGMHCSTCEAFLETRVESVDGVVGAEASYATETMRVVYDDDDLAEDELPELVSGYGYTARDRADDGADSGSDQALVRFLVGGGMFGMMVMIWYAVFLYPTYFGYEPFADFGSWDGYYVAVNIWLMTSFVLFYTGYPILRGAYVSLRAGVPNMDLLVTTAAVGAYAYSTLAMALGRTDLYFDVSVAVVLVVTAGTYYEATIKRRAASLLSDLTEQQVDEARLENGETVSLEAVDPGDRLLVKPGERVPLDGELTEGTAAVDESLVTGESLPVEKEPGDPLRGGTVVTDAPVVVEVGDEAESTLDRLVSLLWSIQSARPGVQRFADKLATIFVPLVLVLATAVTVLLLATGAGPSTALLVGLTVVIVSCPCALGLATPLAIASGVQEAARRGIVVAAETIFEDAPSVDVVVLDKTGTLTTGAMSVVDVHATDGERGDDLCRRAGAVEALSEHPIAAAIVDAAPVAPSSTGKKTTDGGTAIAADVTDFERERRGVSGVVDGERVTVGHPDFLRERGQSVPDALESTIDDARAAGDVPVAVGWDGRVRGVIVVGDSPRDTWREAVATLSSGREVVVLTGDEGAAADRFRDVDGVDEVFAGVPPEAKAETVRRLRSRGTVAMVGDGSNDAPALAAADVGIAMGSGTKLATDAADAVIVGDDLAAVAETFDVASGTHSRIRQNLGWAFVYNAIAIPLALTGLLNPLFAALAMATSSLLVVLNSSRSL; from the coding sequence ATGACCTGGTCACCACGCGCTGACTCGCACCTTGCCACTGACGCCGACGGCGTCGACGACGTCGGAAGCGGTGAGTGTACGCTCTGTTCGCTCCCGACGCCGGCCGACCCGATCACCGATCCCGACGTGGACGGCGAGTTCTGTTGTCTGGGCTGTCTCCAGGTCCATCAGACGCTCGAGACCGTCGACGACGTCGACGCCGAGTCAGTTCGTGAGCGAGCCGAAGCGGGCAGCAGGCTCGACGACATAGAGGACGCCGGCGAGGAGTCGTTCCTCCGGGTCGAGGGCATGCACTGTTCGACCTGTGAGGCGTTCCTCGAGACGCGCGTCGAGTCGGTCGACGGCGTCGTTGGGGCGGAGGCCAGTTACGCGACCGAGACGATGCGGGTCGTCTATGACGACGACGACCTCGCGGAGGATGAGTTGCCGGAGCTGGTCTCCGGCTACGGCTACACCGCACGAGACCGCGCGGACGACGGTGCGGACTCCGGCAGCGACCAGGCGCTCGTACGGTTTCTGGTCGGCGGCGGGATGTTCGGGATGATGGTGATGATCTGGTACGCCGTCTTCCTCTACCCGACGTACTTCGGCTACGAACCGTTCGCCGACTTCGGGAGCTGGGACGGCTACTACGTGGCCGTCAACATCTGGCTCATGACTTCGTTCGTCCTCTTTTACACCGGCTACCCGATCCTCCGTGGGGCCTACGTCAGCCTCCGGGCGGGCGTTCCGAACATGGACCTGCTCGTGACGACGGCGGCCGTCGGTGCATACGCCTACAGTACCCTCGCGATGGCGCTCGGTCGGACCGATCTCTACTTCGACGTCAGCGTCGCGGTCGTCCTCGTGGTCACCGCCGGCACGTACTACGAGGCCACGATCAAGCGCCGCGCCGCGAGCCTGCTCTCGGATCTCACCGAACAACAGGTCGACGAAGCCCGCCTCGAGAACGGTGAGACAGTGTCGCTCGAGGCTGTCGATCCGGGTGACCGGCTCCTCGTCAAACCGGGTGAGCGGGTCCCGCTCGACGGCGAGCTCACCGAGGGGACGGCGGCGGTCGACGAGTCGCTGGTCACCGGTGAGTCCCTGCCCGTCGAGAAAGAGCCGGGTGACCCCCTCCGTGGCGGCACCGTCGTCACCGACGCGCCGGTCGTCGTCGAAGTCGGCGACGAGGCCGAGAGTACGCTCGACCGGCTCGTCTCGCTGCTGTGGTCGATCCAGAGCGCTCGGCCGGGCGTCCAGCGATTCGCGGACAAACTCGCGACGATCTTCGTCCCGCTCGTCCTCGTGCTCGCGACCGCCGTGACGGTGCTGTTGCTCGCGACTGGTGCTGGTCCCTCGACGGCACTGTTAGTCGGCCTGACGGTCGTCATCGTCTCCTGTCCGTGCGCGCTCGGGCTGGCGACCCCGCTGGCGATCGCCTCGGGGGTCCAGGAAGCCGCCAGACGCGGCATCGTCGTCGCCGCGGAGACGATCTTCGAGGACGCTCCCAGCGTCGACGTCGTCGTTCTCGATAAAACGGGGACGCTTACGACCGGCGCGATGAGTGTCGTCGACGTCCACGCCACGGATGGTGAGCGCGGAGACGACCTCTGCCGCCGCGCTGGCGCAGTCGAGGCGCTTTCGGAACACCCGATCGCCGCGGCGATCGTCGATGCAGCTCCGGTAGCTCCCTCCAGTACGGGGAAGAAAACCACCGACGGCGGCACTGCCATCGCTGCCGACGTCACCGACTTCGAACGTGAACGTCGCGGCGTCAGCGGCGTCGTCGACGGCGAGCGCGTCACTGTCGGTCATCCCGACTTCCTCCGCGAGCGCGGGCAGTCCGTCCCCGATGCCCTCGAGTCGACGATCGACGACGCTCGAGCAGCGGGCGACGTCCCGGTCGCCGTCGGCTGGGACGGCCGCGTTCGAGGCGTGATCGTCGTCGGCGACTCGCCGCGAGATACGTGGCGTGAGGCCGTTGCGACGCTCTCGTCGGGCCGCGAGGTCGTCGTCCTCACTGGCGATGAGGGGGCGGCGGCGGATCGCTTCCGCGACGTCGACGGCGTCGACGAGGTATTTGCCGGCGTGCCGCCGGAAGCGAAAGCCGAGACCGTCCGCCGCCTCCGCTCTCGCGGCACCGTCGCGATGGTCGGCGACGGGAGCAACGACGCCCCCGCGCTTGCAGCTGCGGACGTCGGTATCGCGATGGGCAGCGGGACGAAACTCGCGACCGACGCCGCCGACGCCGTCATCGTCGGCGACGATCTCGCGGCGGTCGCCGAGACCTTCGACGTCGCCTCCGGCACGCACAGCCGTATCCGACAGAACCTCGGCTGGGCGTTCGTCTACAACGCCATCGCGATCCCGCTCGCGCTTACGGGCCTGTTGAACCCGCTCTTTGCGGCGCTCGCGATGGCCACGAGCAGCCTCCTGGTCGTGTTGAACTCCTCGAGATCGCTGTGA
- a CDS encoding cytochrome-ba3 oxidase subunit, which yields MTFDALSPRHSLLVGFLAVVPLLWYALEGSLTAGLVSVLNVILILAGLYVAFQPVDGHGSHASGDTTS from the coding sequence ATGACCTTCGACGCGCTCTCCCCGCGCCATTCCTTGCTCGTCGGATTCCTGGCAGTCGTTCCGCTCTTGTGGTATGCCCTCGAGGGATCACTAACCGCCGGTCTCGTTTCCGTCCTCAACGTGATCCTTATTCTCGCCGGTCTGTACGTGGCGTTTCAGCCCGTAGACGGCCACGGGAGTCACGCTTCGGGCGACACGACGTCGTAA
- a CDS encoding cytochrome c oxidase subunit II, translating to MKIHTYEKLWLVAAMVLIVGIIATITYGTVGLGIAMVDDQEDTISPNDLGEDERFSDPRVEQVGENEYEAYVIAQTFTYQPNPIEVPENSEVTFYVTSRDVIHSFSLVGTNVNTMVVPGEVASITAEFDEPAEYGVVCNEYCGSGHHDMEGMVYVLPEDEFDLTELSVTADEEVELGDDATFEVTVDNGQLDDLETTIELEVGDETFEEDVTVPGDDTYETTFTVDSAELGEDDHDWTVTVDDHTEQGTLSVVEDLEDDEDDDGGDDDE from the coding sequence GTGAAAATACACACCTACGAGAAGCTCTGGCTCGTCGCCGCGATGGTGTTGATCGTCGGAATTATCGCAACTATCACATATGGCACCGTCGGCCTCGGTATCGCGATGGTCGACGATCAAGAAGACACCATCAGCCCGAACGACCTGGGAGAAGACGAGCGCTTCAGCGACCCACGCGTCGAACAGGTCGGTGAGAACGAATACGAAGCGTACGTGATCGCACAGACGTTCACCTACCAGCCGAATCCGATCGAGGTGCCCGAAAACAGCGAAGTGACGTTCTACGTCACGAGCCGCGACGTCATCCACAGCTTCAGCCTCGTCGGAACCAACGTCAACACGATGGTCGTCCCAGGTGAAGTCGCCTCGATAACCGCCGAGTTCGACGAACCCGCCGAGTACGGCGTCGTCTGCAACGAGTACTGTGGCTCCGGCCACCACGACATGGAAGGAATGGTCTACGTGCTGCCCGAAGACGAGTTCGATCTGACTGAGCTGTCGGTGACCGCCGACGAAGAGGTCGAACTCGGCGACGACGCCACGTTCGAGGTCACCGTCGACAACGGCCAGCTCGACGATCTCGAGACGACGATCGAACTCGAGGTTGGCGACGAGACGTTCGAAGAGGACGTCACCGTCCCGGGCGACGATACCTACGAAACGACGTTCACCGTCGACTCGGCTGAGCTCGGCGAGGACGACCACGACTGGACCGTGACCGTCGACGACCACACCGAACAGGGTACGCTGAGCGTGGTCGAAGACCTCGAAGACGACGAAGACGACGATGGAGGTGACGACGATGAGTGA
- a CDS encoding b(o/a)3-type cytochrome-c oxidase subunit 1 — protein sequence MSDATVNDTTKTTGEPLGEAYLDKFPAEAKVVRSALYSSFLMLALGGLFGVIQTLHRTDFLRIMESETYYTVLTAHGVFLVIAFTIFFLVGVFTWGVTTSLDRGVEDIRFTWVWLGTMSAGAVMSAVAILAGFTDSIDMSADVLFTFYAPMQAHPLFYIGLTVFVVGTWLAGADWFRSWWAWKKENPGERIPLPTFMVLTTMIMWYVATIGVATAILAFLLPWSLGLIDSVNPTLTRTLFWFFGHPVVYFWLMPAYMMWYVLLPKISGGKLFSDPLARVVFVLFLLLSTPVGIHHQYLDPGISEGFKFIAMTNTMFLLLPSLLTAFTVVASMEHGARQRGGTGRIGWLKALPWRDPVFAGMALAGLMFAAGGFSGMINAGMNINYLVHNTLWVPGHFHLTVGTAVALTFMAATYWFLPQLTGKKLWGRSVALVQVVLWFIGMTFMTNAMHRAGLLGIPRRTAEPQYDGFEFEAGVGSVAELDAQIALGSIFLTLSLVLFFAVVIGTALGSRSDDIPANGYAEALSGPEDSPKILDNLKLWFGLAVVLVIIAYTFPLLSIIERGGLFGPDITAFPQSIDIVSMAWVTAEQYAVDAFTSASEATQAAINGVLR from the coding sequence ATGAGTGATGCAACCGTCAACGATACCACGAAGACGACAGGAGAGCCACTAGGTGAGGCCTACCTCGATAAATTCCCAGCAGAAGCGAAAGTCGTTCGCTCCGCGCTGTACAGTTCGTTCCTCATGCTCGCGTTGGGTGGGCTGTTTGGAGTCATCCAGACGTTACACCGAACCGACTTCCTCCGCATTATGGAGTCTGAGACGTACTACACCGTCCTTACCGCCCACGGCGTGTTCTTGGTGATCGCGTTCACGATCTTCTTCCTCGTGGGCGTGTTCACCTGGGGCGTGACGACCAGCCTCGATCGTGGGGTCGAGGACATACGCTTCACCTGGGTCTGGTTGGGAACGATGTCCGCTGGAGCGGTGATGTCCGCCGTAGCGATCCTTGCTGGCTTCACCGACTCGATCGACATGAGCGCGGACGTCCTGTTCACGTTCTACGCTCCGATGCAGGCTCACCCCCTGTTTTACATCGGGCTGACCGTGTTCGTCGTCGGCACCTGGTTGGCTGGCGCAGACTGGTTCCGTTCGTGGTGGGCCTGGAAGAAAGAGAACCCAGGCGAGCGCATCCCGCTACCGACGTTCATGGTCCTGACCACCATGATCATGTGGTACGTCGCCACGATCGGCGTCGCAACGGCGATTCTGGCGTTCCTGCTGCCGTGGTCGCTCGGACTCATCGACTCGGTGAACCCGACCCTGACGCGAACGCTGTTCTGGTTCTTCGGCCACCCGGTCGTCTACTTCTGGCTGATGCCAGCGTACATGATGTGGTACGTCCTGCTGCCGAAGATCTCCGGCGGGAAGCTGTTCAGCGATCCGCTCGCCCGCGTCGTCTTCGTCCTCTTCCTGTTGCTCTCGACTCCCGTCGGAATCCACCACCAGTACCTGGATCCCGGCATCTCGGAAGGGTTCAAGTTCATCGCGATGACAAACACGATGTTCCTGTTGCTGCCGAGTCTGCTGACGGCGTTTACGGTCGTCGCCAGTATGGAACACGGCGCGCGCCAACGCGGTGGCACCGGGCGAATCGGATGGCTCAAAGCCCTCCCGTGGCGTGACCCTGTCTTCGCCGGGATGGCGCTGGCCGGCCTGATGTTCGCCGCCGGTGGTTTCTCCGGAATGATCAACGCCGGGATGAACATCAACTACCTCGTCCACAACACGCTGTGGGTGCCCGGTCACTTCCACCTCACCGTCGGCACCGCCGTCGCCCTAACGTTCATGGCCGCCACCTACTGGTTCCTCCCTCAGCTAACCGGGAAGAAGCTCTGGGGCCGGTCCGTCGCACTCGTCCAGGTCGTCCTCTGGTTCATCGGAATGACGTTCATGACCAACGCGATGCACCGCGCTGGCCTGCTCGGGATCCCCCGACGAACCGCCGAACCACAGTACGATGGCTTCGAGTTCGAAGCTGGGGTCGGCAGTGTCGCCGAGCTCGACGCCCAGATCGCGCTGGGCAGTATCTTCCTGACCCTTTCGCTCGTGTTGTTCTTCGCAGTCGTCATCGGGACGGCACTCGGCAGCCGCAGTGACGACATCCCGGCAAACGGCTACGCCGAGGCACTCTCCGGGCCCGAAGACTCCCCGAAGATCCTCGACAACCTCAAACTCTGGTTCGGGCTCGCGGTCGTCCTCGTGATCATCGCGTACACGTTCCCACTGCTGAGCATCATCGAACGCGGCGGCCTGTTCGGCCCCGACATCACCGCGTTCCCACAGAGCATCGATATCGTCTCGATGGCGTGGGTCACCGCCGAACAGTACGCTGTCGATGCGTTCACGTCGGCCAGTGAAGCCACACAGGCAGCCATTAACGGGGTACTTCGCTAA
- a CDS encoding CbaC protein, with translation MRISKEALLIVLAFTVPFVVELRTVLAWFHIEVTVFESLLLGAALIVAILVWALFPQDGSRDTDASGSS, from the coding sequence ATGCGAATCTCGAAGGAAGCACTGCTCATCGTGCTCGCGTTCACCGTCCCGTTCGTCGTCGAGCTTCGAACGGTGCTCGCCTGGTTCCACATCGAGGTCACGGTGTTCGAGTCACTCCTGCTCGGTGCTGCACTGATCGTCGCGATCCTCGTCTGGGCGCTGTTCCCCCAGGACGGCAGTCGAGACACCGACGCGTCCGGCTCGAGCTAA
- a CDS encoding DUF7091 family protein, with the protein MSDRRRLERFLRSKLQEAGEEYEQLRESTDEQLAEAREAYRVAKNARSLPADDEGRVQLVCRRYAERRAAALDDQYRPACYETGHPDCEGCAEDVREGRIETW; encoded by the coding sequence ATGTCGGATCGCCGTCGACTCGAGCGGTTCCTGCGGTCGAAGCTTCAGGAGGCCGGTGAAGAGTACGAACAGCTGCGCGAGTCGACGGACGAACAACTCGCGGAGGCTCGCGAGGCCTACCGGGTCGCAAAAAATGCCCGGAGTCTCCCGGCCGACGATGAGGGACGCGTACAGCTCGTCTGCCGTCGGTATGCCGAACGGCGAGCGGCGGCCTTGGACGATCAGTACCGACCAGCCTGTTACGAGACGGGACATCCCGATTGTGAGGGCTGTGCGGAGGACGTCCGCGAGGGCCGAATCGAAACCTGGTGA